A single region of the Syntrophorhabdaceae bacterium genome encodes:
- a CDS encoding endonuclease/exonuclease/phosphatase family protein, with protein MKRLGLAGKSILPIYKPVVWLLGYNTRENGETGPTGCEPDPGSDTGLSLNIMSFNIRRGTAKDRNNHWIFRRNLVHQILDLYRPDVLGLQEAMDFQIAALRRMLPGYAMVGSGGLGGSEGMHTAIFFNETRFSLFEEGTFWLSDTPDVPGSKGWGNILPRTCTWVRLIEKESGQGFYFYNTHLNHISQRSRKKSVVFLAQRIQERAFQDPFVLMGDFNARERSAPIKYLKGKVHLNMKARGGSLNPVPLLDTFRQRYPKRRNVVTFHGFRRFLFRFRLDYIFVPSIFKVHDVKIIQLRWKKCYPSDHFPILTRIEIPASLTDLNSDHGPDEKKAAPKSEIKRGKPVLPHQKPDSKGDTRGK; from the coding sequence ATGAAGAGACTCGGACTGGCGGGAAAAAGCATTCTTCCAATTTACAAGCCCGTCGTGTGGTTATTGGGCTATAATACGCGGGAAAATGGTGAAACCGGCCCTACAGGTTGTGAGCCCGATCCTGGGTCCGATACCGGCCTCAGTCTGAATATCATGAGCTTCAATATCCGACGGGGGACTGCGAAGGACCGGAATAATCACTGGATTTTTCGCCGGAACCTCGTACATCAAATATTGGACCTCTATCGCCCGGATGTATTGGGTCTCCAGGAGGCAATGGACTTTCAAATCGCCGCACTCCGGAGGATGCTTCCCGGTTACGCAATGGTGGGCAGCGGCGGTCTGGGGGGCAGCGAAGGAATGCACACTGCCATCTTTTTCAACGAGACCCGGTTTTCCCTGTTCGAGGAAGGCACGTTTTGGTTATCGGATACCCCCGATGTCCCGGGTTCGAAAGGGTGGGGAAATATCCTGCCCCGAACCTGCACCTGGGTTCGTCTCATAGAAAAGGAATCAGGACAGGGTTTCTATTTCTACAACACCCATCTTAACCACATCTCCCAGCGATCGAGAAAAAAGAGTGTGGTTTTTTTAGCCCAACGCATACAAGAACGTGCATTTCAGGACCCTTTTGTGCTTATGGGTGATTTTAACGCCAGGGAGAGGAGCGCGCCCATCAAATACCTGAAAGGCAAAGTCCATCTGAATATGAAGGCAAGAGGAGGGAGTTTAAATCCCGTCCCTTTGCTGGACACTTTCCGGCAAAGGTACCCGAAACGGCGAAATGTGGTGACCTTCCACGGGTTCCGCAGGTTCCTGTTCCGTTTCCGGCTCGATTATATTTTCGTCCCTTCTATCTTCAAGGTCCATGATGTCAAGATCATTCAATTGCGCTGGAAAAAGTGTTATCCTTCGGACCATTTTCCTATTTTGACCAGGATTGAGATCCCTGCATCCCTGACCGATTTGAATTCAGACCACGGCCCCGACGAGAAGAAGGCCGCCCCCAAAAGCGAGATAAAAAGGGGAAAGCCGGTTC